One genomic window of Quercus lobata isolate SW786 chromosome 9, ValleyOak3.0 Primary Assembly, whole genome shotgun sequence includes the following:
- the LOC115961837 gene encoding zinc finger BED domain-containing protein RICESLEEPER 2-like produces MSLNTYQFDQVRVRNKLARIVILHEYPLSMVHHIGFKEFVVDLQPMFKLVTRNTLKSDILKIYDNEREKVLKMMDKNESRMAITIDMWTSSNKKRGFMVITAHFINHTWTLQSRVLRFVYVSSPHTKDVLTEVLVDCFLEWNIDRKLSTITVDNCSTNNVMIRLLLNKLDTSSLMLSGFMLNMRCAAHILNLIVQDGLYIIGDGIERIHDSVIYWTGSSKRRQKFEENARQLRVQCTKELVLDCKTRWNSTYLMLSTALIYKDVFSHLAKHEISYTCLPYDYDWELAKDICGRLSSFIVRLSFSLVRKYPTTNMYFNLVCELKIALNEWSVSLNEMISTMAESMLAKFNSYWANVSVVMAIAAILDPRYKIKLLEFYYLNIYGDNSDLEIEKIKNLCYDLLDEYGDINESSVDNEGNSANTSSLVAQMKFRLSGAMSSFDLFVNNSSSSSKKHGSARMEFDHFIDEGVLKRSEDFDILGWWKSNGLKYLTL; encoded by the exons ATGAGTTTGAATACTTACCAATTTGATCAAGTTAGAGTGAGGAATAAGCTTGCTCGTATAGTCATCCTACATGAATATCCCCTTTCAATGGTTCACCATATTGGGTTCAAAGAATTTGTGGTTGATCTTCAACCTATGTTTAAACTTGTCACAAGAAATACTTTGAAGAGTGACATTCTTAAAATCTATGATAATGAGAGGGAGAAAGTTTTGAAGATGATGGATAAGAATGAAAGTAGGATGGCAATTACAATTGATATGTGGACTTCAagtaacaaaaagagagggTTTATGGTCATTACCGCTCATTTTATTAATCATACTTGGACGTTGCAAAGCCGGGttttaag gtttgtttatGTTTCTTCTCCACACACGAAAGATGTCCTTACTGAAGTCCTTGTTGATTGTTTTTTAGAGTGGAACATTGATAGGAAGTTGTCCACAATAACTGTTGATAATTGTAGTACTAATAATGTCATGATAAGACTTCTTTTGAATAAGCTTGATACTAGTTCTCTTATGTTGAGTGGGTTTATGTTGAATATGAGGTGTGCTgcacatattttgaatttgattgttcaagATGGGTTGTATATTATCGGTGATGGTATTGAAAGGATTCATGATAGTGTGATTTATTGGACTGGATCATCCAAAAGGAGGcagaaatttgaagaaaatgcaCGTCAATTGCGTGTTCAATGCACCAAAGAGTTAGTCTTAGATTGTAAAACTCGTTGGAATTCAACTTACTTAATGCTTTCTACTGCATTGATTTATAAAGATGTTTTCTCACATTTGGCTAAACATGAAATATCTTATACTTGTTTACCATATGATTATGATTGGGAGTTAGCCAAAGATATTTGTGGGAGGTTGAGTTCTTTCATAGTGCGACTGAGTTTTTCTCTGGTTCGTAAGTACCCCACaactaatatgtattttaatttggtgtGTGAGTTGAAAATTGCATTGAATGAATGGAGTGTGTCTTTAAATGAGATGATAAGTACGATGGCAGAAAGCATGCTTgctaaatttaattcttattggGCTAATGTTAGTGTTGTTATGGCTATTGCTGCTATCTTAGATCCAAGATATAAGATAAAGttattagaattttattatCTTAACATTTATGGTGATAATTCTGATTTggagattgaaaaaattaagaatctttGTTATGATTTGCTTGATGAGTATGGAGATATAAATGAGTCTTCTGTAGATAATGAAGGAAATTCTGCAAATACTTCAAGCCTTGTGGCACAAATGAAATTTAGGTTGAGTGGGGCAATGTcatcttttgatttgtttgtgaacAATAGTTCAAGTAGTTCAAAGAAACATGGGAGTGCTAGAATGGAATTTGATCATTTCATTGATGAGGGAGTGTTGAAGAGGAGTgaagattttgatattttgggatgGTGGAAAAGTAATGGTCTCAAGTATCTTACTTTATAA